The Bacteroidota bacterium region GCGACAACTTCCCGGAGGGCACGCACCCCCGCCGGACCACAGGCACGGAGGGACGCCGCAAGCTGACCAGCCCCTTCACCGGCCACGCCTTCGACCTCCAGGGAGCGGACGCCGGCGCCCTCTCTGTCGACGCCGCCCCACGCCTCGGCAGTGACGAGTTTGCGGCCGAACTCGCCGAGGTATACGGCATGGCGCTCCTCCGCGACGAGTCGTTCGAGGACCTCCAGGCCGGCACCCCGGCCAGCACGATGGTGACCGACGCGCTGCGGAGCATGTCGTGGTTCGACGGCAACACGGCCGGCATCCCGAGCGGGGCCGGCCGCATGCTCGGCGGGCCGGACACGCTCTTCCGCGGCTCGACGCCGGGGTCCCAGGCCGGGCCGTGGCTCTCGCAGTTCATGCTCGTCGGTAACCGCGGCCCCGACACCGGGCCGTCCAAGCCGTCGGTCTGCAAGCGCACCGCCATCGAGGTCGACGACGGGTACGTGTTCTACGGCTCCGCCTTCATCGACCAGCGCAGCGCCGTGGCCGAGGCCGGCGTGGACTGGCTCCAGACCTGGGCCTCGTGGCTCGACGCCCAGAACGGGGCCGACTTCAACGGCAAGGACCAGTTCCAGCCGGAGCGCCGCTTCCTCACCACGCCCCGCGACGTGGCCACCTACGTCCACTTCGACGCGCTCTACCAGGCCTACCAGGTCGCGTGCAACCTCATGCTCGCCGGCGGCGCGCCGTTCGGGTTCGACCGCGGGATGCCGGAGACGCTCAGCCGGACGCGCTCGGCGTTCGCCAGCTTCGGCGGGGCGCACGTCCTGAGCCTCGTTGCCGAGGTCGCCACGCGCGCCCTCAAGCTGGTCTGGCGCCAGAAGTGGCTCCACCACCGCCGCCTCCGCCCCGAGGTCGCCGCCGCGCTCCTCACGCTCTACGCTAACGACCCGGCGCGCATCCCGAACGACGCGCTCCGCAGCGCGCTCGCCGAGCTCCACAGCAAGATGCCGGCGGACCTCCTCTCGGCCATCGCTGCGAAGAACGCGGAGCCGGATGCCCAAGACCGCATCACGTCGAACGGCAACACGGCCGACCTCCCGGTGATCGACGACGCGAAGAACTACCTCCTCCCGATGGCCTTCCCCGAAGGCTCGCCGACGCACCCCTCCTACGGGGCCGGCCACGCGACCGTCGCCGGGGCCTGCGTGACGGTGCTCAAGGCGTTTTTCGAGATGTACGACGAGCGCGGCGACGAGCTGCCGTGGCCGCTCGACGCGGGCGACGGCCCGGGCGGCAGCGGAGCCTACGGATTCAACCACGCCTATGTCGGCAACGGCAGCACGATCCGGCGCGCGCCGGGCTCGCACGACCTCACCCTGCAGGGCGAACTCGACAAGCTCGCCGCCAACATCTCGATTGCCCGCAACATGGCCGGGGTGCACTACTACACCGACTACTTCGCGTCGGTGCGGCAGGGCGAGCGCCTCACGGCCTCGATCCTGGAGGAGCAGCTCGCCTGCTTCAACGAGCCGGTGTCGATGAGCTTCACGAGCTTCGACGGCGACCGCATCCGCGTGCGCGGGCACGGCCTATCGTCCGAGGTGTCGGTCATCGACCGGCACGGCCACCCCATCGGCGCGGACGCGTGGTACCAGCGCTACGGAGGCTGACCTGACCCGGCCGCACTTGAGCGCCGCTCCTCGCATGCCGAGGGGCGGCGCTTTCGTGTGGACCCAGCCCGGTTACCTGCCCAGCTGACGATCAGGCCGTCTTCGCCTCGAAAGCCCAGAACTCGCTCGGGCGCAGGATGGGAAGGCCTTCGAACCGTCGCAGGACGAGCAGGTCGTTGTCGCCTGTAACCAGGCAGGCGCTTCCTCTCGCAGCCGCTAGCACGGCGTCGTCATCCGGGTCGCGGCAGACGGGCTCCGCCAGCGGCTCCGGCTCGGTGATCTCCAGCCGTGTACGCAGCAGCACGGCGGCCTCATCGACCTCGGCTTCGGGCATCTTGAACTTCCCCGCCAGCTTCTCGCGGAACTCGCCGAGGATGAACGGCGAGGCAGCCGGCGTGTGGTGGCGGACGAGATGCTCCAGTAAGTCGGCGCATGTGCCACGAGCGATGAAGGCCGCGATCAGCACGTTC contains the following coding sequences:
- a CDS encoding vanadium-dependent haloperoxidase — encoded protein: MSGVIGTPNPDRAPRADAAYEHRRHAGSRAGERGAVRTNANDEEVAYGDTFAANYHKSLPHDADGFVDPDAYRDFVEALLSQDHRRFEGVLAGDNFPEGTHPRRTTGTEGRRKLTSPFTGHAFDLQGADAGALSVDAAPRLGSDEFAAELAEVYGMALLRDESFEDLQAGTPASTMVTDALRSMSWFDGNTAGIPSGAGRMLGGPDTLFRGSTPGSQAGPWLSQFMLVGNRGPDTGPSKPSVCKRTAIEVDDGYVFYGSAFIDQRSAVAEAGVDWLQTWASWLDAQNGADFNGKDQFQPERRFLTTPRDVATYVHFDALYQAYQVACNLMLAGGAPFGFDRGMPETLSRTRSAFASFGGAHVLSLVAEVATRALKLVWRQKWLHHRRLRPEVAAALLTLYANDPARIPNDALRSALAELHSKMPADLLSAIAAKNAEPDAQDRITSNGNTADLPVIDDAKNYLLPMAFPEGSPTHPSYGAGHATVAGACVTVLKAFFEMYDERGDELPWPLDAGDGPGGSGAYGFNHAYVGNGSTIRRAPGSHDLTLQGELDKLAANISIARNMAGVHYYTDYFASVRQGERLTASILEEQLACFNEPVSMSFTSFDGDRIRVRGHGLSSEVSVIDRHGHPIGADAWYQRYGG
- a CDS encoding putative toxin-antitoxin system toxin component, PIN family; amino-acid sequence: MRVTLDTNVLIAAFIARGTCADLLEHLVRHHTPAASPFILGEFREKLAGKFKMPEAEVDEAAVLLRTRLEITEPEPLAEPVCRDPDDDAVLAAARGSACLVTGDNDLLVLRRFEGLPILRPSEFWAFEAKTA